A window of the Butyricimonas faecalis genome harbors these coding sequences:
- a CDS encoding S8 family serine peptidase, translating to MKWLFFVSLLLTIRVVYAQLEEKSAVKAQKDLDWYNCSFEADHVYGAAINKAYQFLKNKKGKSKPIVALIGGGIDWEHEALKNNIWTNPKEKPDGKDNDRNGYVDDLHGWNFLGAADGQVMEKLMVEGDREFLRLKDKYGSYFFDGKNYFKYVNGKRVSLDPPADMDEYKYYQHIVMPSSRLCSEYGSLLFANVLREYVQIFDKQMRDRNPGKKSFTVEDIVACIDKNSPRDSLRDIALYLMAWSMNEKRGDDKAWEGTYNYYFGDKAEKRMKESYERVLKENGTDLRKEIVGDNYMDINDRIYGNNILLTLNSEVNTMVAGIIAGRRGIEGRNSPIAENAQIMNLVVSAESGEPYLKDMALAIRYAVDHQVDIILLGEQNTVYPREQKQWMIEAIRYAESKGVLVVVPTWDLSFDVSQLVFYPNRWMDGGKDLTNLLVVASSDKAGNPSIASNYGIQGIDLFAPGVEIFAPNVGDTYKSASGPCLAAATVAGIAALIKTYYPQLTGNQIRDVLLKTVSSRKGVEVQKNCRINGRMSEDLFLFEQLCQSGGIVNAYQALVEAEKIAKKNKK from the coding sequence ATGAAATGGTTATTTTTCGTTAGCTTATTGCTGACGATAAGGGTAGTTTATGCCCAGTTAGAAGAGAAAAGTGCTGTTAAGGCACAAAAGGATTTGGATTGGTACAATTGTTCATTTGAGGCAGATCATGTATATGGAGCAGCAATCAATAAAGCATATCAGTTTTTAAAAAATAAGAAAGGAAAATCTAAGCCGATTGTTGCTTTAATTGGTGGGGGAATTGATTGGGAACATGAAGCTTTGAAAAATAATATATGGACGAATCCCAAAGAAAAACCAGATGGAAAAGATAATGATAGAAATGGATATGTGGATGATTTACATGGTTGGAATTTTTTAGGTGCAGCAGATGGACAGGTGATGGAGAAATTAATGGTAGAGGGTGATAGGGAATTCCTACGTTTGAAAGATAAATATGGCTCCTATTTTTTTGATGGGAAAAATTATTTCAAATATGTTAATGGTAAAAGGGTGTCTCTAGATCCTCCGGCAGATATGGACGAGTACAAATATTATCAACATATCGTGATGCCGTCATCTCGCTTGTGTTCTGAGTATGGGAGTTTATTATTTGCTAATGTACTTCGAGAATACGTTCAGATATTTGACAAACAAATGAGAGATAGGAATCCCGGAAAGAAGTCATTTACTGTAGAAGATATTGTAGCTTGTATTGATAAAAATAGTCCGAGAGATAGCCTAAGAGATATTGCGTTATACCTGATGGCATGGAGTATGAATGAGAAGAGAGGAGATGATAAAGCTTGGGAGGGAACATATAATTATTACTTTGGCGACAAGGCAGAGAAAAGGATGAAAGAAAGCTATGAACGAGTTTTGAAAGAGAATGGAACTGATTTGCGTAAGGAGATTGTCGGGGATAATTATATGGATATTAATGACAGAATATATGGTAATAATATTTTATTAACGTTGAATTCGGAAGTTAATACCATGGTAGCCGGAATTATAGCTGGAAGACGTGGAATAGAAGGACGTAATAGTCCGATAGCAGAGAATGCTCAAATTATGAATCTGGTGGTTTCTGCGGAGAGTGGAGAACCTTATTTGAAAGATATGGCATTGGCAATACGTTACGCTGTCGATCATCAAGTGGATATCATATTGTTGGGCGAACAAAATACAGTTTATCCCAGGGAGCAGAAACAATGGATGATTGAGGCGATACGTTATGCTGAAAGTAAAGGAGTGTTAGTTGTTGTTCCTACGTGGGATCTGTCCTTTGATGTGTCTCAACTTGTTTTTTATCCGAATCGCTGGATGGATGGAGGAAAGGATTTAACTAATTTGCTGGTTGTTGCCTCTTCGGATAAGGCTGGTAATCCGTCTATAGCATCAAATTATGGGATTCAAGGTATTGATCTTTTTGCTCCAGGAGTGGAAATTTTTGCACCCAATGTGGGTGATACTTATAAGTCTGCATCTGGGCCTTGTTTGGCGGCGGCTACGGTTGCAGGTATTGCAGCCTTAATTAAAACATATTATCCGCAATTAACTGGCAATCAAATTCGAGATGTGCTGTTGAAAACAGTTTCTTCTCGCAAAGGAGTGGAAGTTCAAAAAAATTGCCGAATAAATGGTCGAATGTCAGAAGATCTTTTTTTGTTTGAGCAACTATGCCAGAGCGGAGGAATTGTGAATGCCTATCAAGCTCTTGTTGAGGCAGAAAAAATAGCCAAGAAGAATAAAAAATAA
- a CDS encoding RagB/SusD family nutrient uptake outer membrane protein has translation MKIKIFIFAIVLLFVSCSEFLEPKSPNEYIPEQASALDEMLLGSAYPSSTSDPLFVFHNILDDDVKITDENVTWSEVNVNQREAFMQLFSWHPDLQMTMKDAGNYQKVWETYYNLILGANAALDYIKKVSGTEEDKAHVQAQALALRAFYYLQLVNLFGEPYTYNKEALGVPLKLTSALSISYDKRKTVGEVYDQIVRDLDEAEKYFLMLPKEKQFLPNYRITLPAVQLLKARVNLYMNNLEEAAKYAKNVIKDWDFALYDLRSLSYDGVTFPNYVTYDNPETIWAFGKRNDLLKFTYDLTGDYGVKDHRVLINASDELVDNYEDEGDLRKQFYLVPEYGYTPVCYLAVNKCMFLGESIPSDDKFMLALRLSEAYLILAEATAKTDPMIALNAVNELRKKRISEEKYKDKSGLSGDELLEFVRNERRRELCFEGHRWFDLRRYGMPSFTRVWKEGGVPAKWFTMEKEDAAYTLPISKEVMDRNPGLIQNRLGNPKY, from the coding sequence ATGAAAATAAAGATATTCATATTTGCAATTGTTCTTCTGTTCGTCTCCTGTTCGGAGTTCTTGGAGCCTAAATCTCCGAATGAATATATACCAGAACAAGCGTCTGCATTAGACGAGATGTTGTTAGGATCAGCTTATCCTTCTTCTACGAGCGACCCATTGTTCGTTTTTCACAACATTTTAGATGATGATGTGAAAATAACTGATGAGAATGTTACTTGGAGTGAGGTAAATGTTAATCAGAGAGAGGCTTTTATGCAACTTTTTTCATGGCATCCGGATTTACAGATGACGATGAAAGATGCTGGTAATTATCAAAAGGTTTGGGAAACTTATTATAATTTGATCTTAGGTGCGAATGCTGCATTGGATTATATTAAAAAAGTTTCTGGAACAGAAGAGGATAAAGCTCACGTGCAGGCTCAGGCGTTGGCATTAAGAGCTTTTTACTATTTGCAATTGGTGAACCTGTTTGGAGAGCCTTATACTTATAATAAAGAAGCTTTAGGGGTTCCTCTAAAATTAACCAGTGCTTTGAGTATCAGTTATGATAAGCGGAAAACTGTCGGAGAGGTATATGACCAGATTGTAAGGGATTTGGATGAAGCGGAAAAATATTTTTTGATGCTTCCAAAAGAAAAACAATTTTTGCCTAATTACCGAATCACATTACCTGCAGTTCAACTTTTGAAAGCTAGGGTGAATCTTTATATGAACAATCTTGAAGAGGCAGCAAAATATGCTAAGAACGTGATTAAGGATTGGGATTTTGCATTATATGATTTGCGTTCACTTTCTTATGATGGGGTTACATTTCCTAATTATGTAACTTATGATAATCCGGAGACAATTTGGGCGTTTGGAAAGAGAAATGATCTTCTCAAGTTTACTTATGATTTGACGGGTGATTATGGTGTGAAGGATCATCGGGTACTTATAAATGCTTCAGATGAGTTAGTTGATAATTATGAAGATGAAGGTGATTTGCGTAAACAATTTTATCTCGTACCGGAATATGGTTATACTCCCGTGTGTTATTTGGCTGTAAATAAATGCATGTTCTTGGGAGAGAGTATTCCTTCTGATGATAAATTTATGTTGGCTCTGAGATTATCCGAAGCTTACTTGATTTTGGCAGAGGCAACTGCTAAAACAGATCCGATGATTGCATTGAATGCGGTAAATGAATTGCGAAAAAAAAGAATATCAGAAGAGAAATATAAAGATAAATCAGGATTATCCGGGGATGAATTACTTGAGTTTGTAAGGAATGAACGTCGTCGGGAACTTTGTTTCGAAGGGCATCGTTGGTTTGATTTGAGGCGTTATGGAATGCCTAGCTTCACTCGTGTGTGGAAAGAAGGAGGAGTGCCAGCAAAATGGTTTACAATGGAGAAAGAAGATGCTGCTTATACATTGCCCATTTCTAAAGAAGTAATGGATCGTAATCCAGGATTAATTCAAAATCGATTAGGTAATCCTAAATATTAA